GAATACGGTCTGCCGCACGATCACATTATTTTGTCGTGCAAACTCAGTGAAGTGCAGGGTTTGGTGCGGGCTTACCGCGATTTGGCGAGCCGTTGCGATTACCCCTTGCACCTCGGTTTGACCGAAGCGGGCATGGGCAGCAAGGGCATTGTGTATTCCACAGCGGCACTCGCGGTGTTATTGCAAGAAGGCATTGGCGACACCATTCGCATTTCCCTCACCCCTGAACCGCACGCCAAGCGTGAAAAAGAAGTAATCGTCGGGCAAGAAATCTTGCAAGCACTCGGTTTGCGCTCGTTCACTCCGCAAGTGGTGGCTTGCCCCGGTTGTGGGCGCACCTCCAGCGACTATTTCCAACACCTCGCCGAAGACATTCAAAACTGGCTGCGCGAACAAATGCCGGTGTGGAAAGACAAATACGCAGGCGTGGAAAGCATGTCGGTCGCGGTCATGGGTTGTGTGGTTAATGGCCCCGGCGAAAGCAAACACGCTAACATTGGTATCAGTTTACCGGGCAGCGGCGAAGTGCCGGTTGCGCCGGTTTACGAAGACGGACACAAAACCGTTACGCTGAAAGGCGATAATATTGCACAAGAGTTTCAGGCATTGGTCGAGGCTTACGTGCAACGAACGTTTAAATAAGCCCTCACCCCAACCCCTCTCCCAAAGGTAGAGGGGCTAAGAAATACAACGTCTTACTCCCCCTCTACCTCTGGGAGAGGGGGTTGGGGGGTGAGGGTTCTTCAACCCAAAGGAGTACAACATGAAAAAACTATCACTGCTGGCAATCGCTGGCTTATCCCTGCTGGCAAGCAACGTCATGGCAGCCGTCAAGAGCGAAGCCGTATCTTATGAACTCGATGGCACAAAATTCGTCGGGCAAATGTATTACGACGATGCCGTAACGGAAAAACGCCCCGGCGTATTAGTCGTCCACGAATGGTGGGGTTTAAATGACCACGCGAAAAACCGTGCTGAAGAACTGGCGAAAATGGGCTACGTCGCATTCGCGGCGGATATGTACGGCGAAGGCAAATCCACCGACAAACCAGAGCAAGCCAAGGAATGGATGACAGAAATAGCCTCCGACGTTGAGGCATGGCGAGCAACAGCGAATGCAGGTCTGGAACAGCTCAAGAAAAGCGATAAAGTAGACGCGGAAAAACTCGCGGCGATTGGTTACTGCTTCGGCGGCGGTACGATGATGCAAATGGCTTACGGCGGCACAGACATTGACGGCGTGGTGAGCTTTCACGGTTCCTTGCCGTCAGCACCGGATGGCACCGAAATCAAAACCAAAATCCTCGCGTTCCACGGCAATGCTGACGGCATGGTTCCACCAGCCACGGTGAACAAGTTTACCGAGCAGATGGAAAAAACCGGCGCGGATTGGCAGTTTGTCGCCTACGGTGGCGATGTGCGCCACGGTTTCACCAACCCGAATGCAGGCAAATACGGCATTGACAACCTGAAGTACGATGAAAAAGCCGATCAGCGTTCATGGGCAGCGATGAAAGCGTTTTTTGACGAAATTTTCAAATAAGCCTCAAAGCGAACGTGCCACGCGGAAGCCACGGAAGATCTGGCGACCGCTGGCATAATCCTTGACCCGATAGGCGGCGCGTAAATAGCGCGGTCTGTCGTTCCACGAACCGCCACGTAGCACCCGCTCGTGGTGGTTGCCGCTATCTTCCCACGCTTGCCCATTCGCGGGCGCACCGTGATAGGAATCGTGCCAGCAGTCTTGCACCCACTCCCACACATTTCCACACAAGTCGTGTAAACCGAAGGCATTGGCGGGGTAACTGCCTACCGGCGTGGTCATGCCGTGCTGCATTTGGTGGTTGGCGTGGGCGCTGGTGATTTGCATTCCCCACGGGTAGGCGGTGTTGCTGCCGCTGCGGGTGGCGTATTCCCATTCGGCTTCGGATGGCAGGCGATACGTCACGCCATTCATGCTGCTGAGCCAGTGACAATAGGCTTGCGCGTCGTCCCAACTCACGTTGATCACCGGACGGTTGCCGCGTCCCCAGCCTTTGTCGTCGGGCAGTGGAAAACCGCTGGCTTCGCAAAAGGCATCGTATTCGTCGAAAGTCACGGGGTATTTACCGAGTGCAAACGCGGCAATGTAAACCTGACGGGCAGGGCGTTCATGGGCAGTGCAGCCGCCTTCCACGTCGTCGCGCTCATCTATACCGCCCATCAGGAAGCGCCCCGGTGGCAGGTGAACCATACGGGGCAAGGGCAGGGTGGTGCTGTAGTCGGGTAGTGTTGCGTACATGCGCTTATCGTAAAGCAACCGCATTGTGCTTTCCTGTTTGGCTGACAAGCTGTCTGTGGTAACTTGGCGGCTTTTATTGCTCAGGAATCACGGTTATGCGCTGTCGGGTAAAAGTGTGCGGAATCACCTCAGTCATGGATGCGGCAATGGTCAGCGCGGCGGGGGCGGATGCGATTGGTTTGGTGTTTTACCCCAAGAGCAAGCGCAATCTGAGCATTGCGCAAGCGGTGGAGATTTGCGCGGCGATGCCACCCTTTGTGACTACGGTGGGCTTGTTTTTGGATGCGGATGCGGATTTTGTGCGCGAAGTGTTGGCAGCCGTGCCGCTGGATATTTTGCAATTTCACGGTTCGGAAACGCCTGAGTATTGCCGCCAATTTTCGCGCCCGTATTTGAAAGCGGTGGGGATGAAAGGCTTGGCGGAATCGGGTGGCTTTGCGGCGTATGCGGCGCGTTTCCCCGATGCGCAAGGCTTTTTGGTGGATAGCCACGCACCGGGCGCGGCGGGCGGCACGGGCGAAACCTTTGATTGGACGCAAGTGCCGCAGGATTACCCCAAGCCGATTATTTTGGCAGGCGGATTGACGGCGAAAAATGTTGCAGAGGCGATTCGTATTAGTCGTGTGTATGCGGTGGATGTGAGCAGCGGGGTGGAGTCTGCGCCCGGTGTGAAGGATGCGGCGAAGGTGCAGGCGTTTATGGTGGGTGTGGCGCAGGCATCCGTAACGTTTTAAACCAGTTCAAAATCCACGTCTTCGTAAATGTCTTGCATTGAGCAGCGGAAGTTGATGCTGGCAAATTCGACTTCAGCATCAGCACCTTCAAAATTGAACAGTTCCCAGCGGTTTTGTGGGGTGCGGCGGAATACGTCGACGCGGTAAGTGCGCGGGTCAATCAGTACGTATTCTTGCAAGCTGGTCAATTGGCGGTAAAAGGCAAACTTTCCGCCTCGGTCGTAGGCTTCGGTGCTGGATGACAGAATCTCGATGATTAACAGTGGGGACTGTTTGATGTAGTTGCGTTTGTGGTCGGCGGGGTCGCAGGACACCAGCAGGTCGGGATAGTAGTAGGCATCATCTGTGCCGATACGCACTTTCATGTCGTTGATGTAGGGCTTGCAGCCCGAACCGCGCAGGTGGGGTTTGATCAGGGTGATCAAGTTTGCGTTTACGGTTACATGCCCGTCGCTTGCACCTGCCAT
The window above is part of the Thiothrix winogradskyi genome. Proteins encoded here:
- the ispG gene encoding flavodoxin-dependent (E)-4-hydroxy-3-methylbut-2-enyl-diphosphate synthase, translated to MANNHLIPRHRTVPVKVGNVTVGGDYPVVVQSMTNTDTADAVRTAAQCAELFHAGSELVRITVNSLEAAQAVPEVRERLDKMGCNVPLIGDFHFNGHKLLTAVPECAQALAKYRINPGNVGRGKKRDEQFAQMIEFACRYDKPVRIGVNWGSLDQELLARKLDENNQRAQPLELYDVMHAALIESALTSAAKAEEYGLPHDHIILSCKLSEVQGLVRAYRDLASRCDYPLHLGLTEAGMGSKGIVYSTAALAVLLQEGIGDTIRISLTPEPHAKREKEVIVGQEILQALGLRSFTPQVVACPGCGRTSSDYFQHLAEDIQNWLREQMPVWKDKYAGVESMSVAVMGCVVNGPGESKHANIGISLPGSGEVPVAPVYEDGHKTVTLKGDNIAQEFQALVEAYVQRTFK
- a CDS encoding dienelactone hydrolase family protein, whose amino-acid sequence is MKKLSLLAIAGLSLLASNVMAAVKSEAVSYELDGTKFVGQMYYDDAVTEKRPGVLVVHEWWGLNDHAKNRAEELAKMGYVAFAADMYGEGKSTDKPEQAKEWMTEIASDVEAWRATANAGLEQLKKSDKVDAEKLAAIGYCFGGGTMMQMAYGGTDIDGVVSFHGSLPSAPDGTEIKTKILAFHGNADGMVPPATVNKFTEQMEKTGADWQFVAYGGDVRHGFTNPNAGKYGIDNLKYDEKADQRSWAAMKAFFDEIFK
- a CDS encoding formylglycine-generating enzyme family protein, translating into MYATLPDYSTTLPLPRMVHLPPGRFLMGGIDERDDVEGGCTAHERPARQVYIAAFALGKYPVTFDEYDAFCEASGFPLPDDKGWGRGNRPVINVSWDDAQAYCHWLSSMNGVTYRLPSEAEWEYATRSGSNTAYPWGMQITSAHANHQMQHGMTTPVGSYPANAFGLHDLCGNVWEWVQDCWHDSYHGAPANGQAWEDSGNHHERVLRGGSWNDRPRYLRAAYRVKDYASGRQIFRGFRVARSL
- a CDS encoding phosphoribosylanthranilate isomerase, yielding MRCRVKVCGITSVMDAAMVSAAGADAIGLVFYPKSKRNLSIAQAVEICAAMPPFVTTVGLFLDADADFVREVLAAVPLDILQFHGSETPEYCRQFSRPYLKAVGMKGLAESGGFAAYAARFPDAQGFLVDSHAPGAAGGTGETFDWTQVPQDYPKPIILAGGLTAKNVAEAIRISRVYAVDVSSGVESAPGVKDAAKVQAFMVGVAQASVTF
- a CDS encoding Uma2 family endonuclease, translating into MPALAEKLKITPEDYLAAEIDAPTRSEYVQGEIYAMAGASDGHVTVNANLITLIKPHLRGSGCKPYINDMKVRIGTDDAYYYPDLLVSCDPADHKRNYIKQSPLLIIEILSSSTEAYDRGGKFAFYRQLTSLQEYVLIDPRTYRVDVFRRTPQNRWELFNFEGADAEVEFASINFRCSMQDIYEDVDFELV